AATAACAGTAAGCGGAAATGATGTTGAAATGATGAGATTCTTTGCCATGGACGGAAAGAAATACTATGAACTTATAGTGGAAAAGACAGAAAAAATAAAGTCCATAAACGTTCCTGTAGAAATGACAGAAAAGTTTTATACCAACAACGGGACAATGATTAATGTACTAAAGTATGAAAATATAAACTTTTAATCAAAATTATCATACCGTAGAAGCATAAAAAGGATTTACTGTTATTATTAAGGGGAGAGTAATAGATTAAAATATAGATTTGGGATTTGTAACAAATTCCGCCCATTGATACACCGTGGTGTAAGTGTTTCTGGTAACAGTTTTTCATGCCTTAAATCAGGTTTTTATCCTTGTAATATAAAATCCCAAATTGTATAATAAAGAGCCTTGTGAAATCGTTTCACAAGGCTTTTTGCCTTATTATACAAGGTGTTTTGCTTGTGAAATCATTTCACAAGCTTATATGTTATTTTGGATGGATTTTATTACATTATTCTTAAAAGGGTGATTATTATGGGCAGATTTGATGATGTGGCAAAGAAAAGTGTAATGCAGATTAAACCGTATGTTCCGGGGAAGCCGGCGGCGGTTGTTCAAAGGGAGCTTGGTTTAAAGGATGTAATTAAACTTGCATCCAATGAAAACCCGCTTGGGCCTTCCAAAGCCGCGGTTAAGGCAATGGCAAAGGCATTAAATACGCTTAATATATACCCGGAAAGCGGCGCATATGAATTAAGGAAAGCGCTGGCAAAGCGCCTTAGAGTAAAGCCCGAAACTTTATTTTTCGGCAACGGAAGCAATGAACTGCTTCAGATAATAGCGGAAGCATTTGTATCTCCCGGTGATGAAGTCATGTTCTCCGCGGTTTCTTTTGTGGTTTATTCCATCGCCGCAAACATAGCAGGCGGTACTATAATACAGATACCGCAGGATAATTTCAGGCACAATATAGACGGTTTTATTGCAAGACTGTCGCCTAAGACAAAGCTTATTTTTATATGCAATCCGAACAATCCCACGGGGACAATAATATCAAAAGCGGAATTTGAAAAGTTAATGCAGGCAGTTCCAAAGAACGTTATTGTTGTGCTTGATGAAGCGTATTTTGAATACGCTGATGACAAAAATTATCCCGACGGAATTAAATATCTTTCAAAGTATCCAAACCTTATTGTGTTAAGGACATTTTCAAAGGTATACGGCCTTGCCGGAATAAGGGCGGGTTATGGGGTGGCGGATCCGGAAATTACCGGCATCATGGAAAGGATAAGGCCGCCGTTTAACATAAACACGCTGGCACAGAAAGGGGCGCTTGCGGCTTTAGGCGATAAAGCACACATGACTGCCACGCTTAAGACAAATAAAGAAGGGCGTGCTTATCTTTACGCGGAACTTAAAAAACTGGGGATAAAATATGTTCCCACACAGGCCAATTTCATATTTATTATTCTGGATAAGAACGCAAGGATATATTTTGAAGAACTTCAGAAAAAAGGCGTAATTATCAGGACTGTGTTTGATAATTTTGCAAGGATTACAATAGGCACCATGAAAGAAAATAAAAGGCTTATTAAAGCCTTAAAAGAAATAAGGTAAAATAAAACCAGGAGGAACAGAAATATGATTATCGTATTAAAACCAAAGACAACAAAGGCGCAGATAAACCACATTGTAAAAAAAATCGCGGGTTTTAAACTGCGCGCGCAGGTATCAAAGGGAAAAGAACGCACAATAATTGCCGTGATAGGCGATGAAAGGGTGCTGTCCACTGTTCCTGTGGAAGCTTTTCCGGGCGTAGAAAAAGTAATGACTGTTTTAAAACCTTATAAGCTTGCCAGCAAGGATTTCAGGAAAGAACCTTCAATAATAGACCTTGGACTGGGAGTCAAAATAGGCGGAAATCATATTGCCATGATAGCAGGGCCGTGTTCCGTTGAAAGCAGGGAGCAGCTTTTGGCGACAGCAAAAGCCGTGAAAGCGGCGGGCGCCAATGTGTTAAGGGGAGGCGCTTTTAAACCAAGGACATCTCCTTATGCTTTTCAGGGAATGGCTGAAGAGGGTTTAAAGATACTTGCGGAAGCAAGGGAAATGTACAAGATGCCCGTTGTAACAGAAGTGCTTGATACAAGGCACGTAGAGCTTGTAAATAAATACGCGGACTGCTTTCAGATAGGCGCGCGTAATATGCAGAACTTTGAACTTTTAAAAGAAGTGGGAAAGATGAACAAGCCGGTGCTTTTAAAAAGAGGGCTTATGTCCACGGTTAAAGAGTGGCTTATGTCCGCGGAATATATTCTTGCCAACGGCAACATGAACGTAATTTTATGCGAGCGCGGAATAAGGACTTTTGAAACCGAAACAAGAAACACGCTTGACCTTTCCGCGATACCGCTTGTAAAGTCGTTAAGCCATCTTCCGGTTGTATCTGACCCTTCACACGGAACAGGCAAAAAGCCCCTTATTTACCCGATGGCGTTAGCATCAGTTGCGGCGGGCGCGGACGGTGTTTTAATTGAAGTTCATCCTAAACCGGAAACGGCGCTGTCTGATGGCGACCAGTCGTTATTGCCTGTTGAATACAAGAAACTTGTTGACGACGCAAGAAAAGTGGCAAAGGCGATTGGAAGGACGTTATAAGAATAGATGCTTGGACGCTTGGATGCTTAGATGCTCGGCAAGAGCGAAGGATAAGAACGGTTCTGGTAGGCGCGGGCTTTAGCCCGCGGTTGGAGCGAGCCTGCGAAGCGGAAATCCCGGCGATGAAGCGAGTATGCGAGCGAAAGAAGCCGGGACAGCTCGGCAAAAGCGGATTAAGCTATAAGCAGTTAAGCAGAAGCGAAATATAAATTAGAGGATAGGAAAGGCAGAGGGTTTTACCGAACATCTGACCATCTGTGCATCCGTCCCTCAGTTTTTAAAAAGGTGTTTTATGAAACCAATGTTTAAAAAAGTTACCATAGTCGGCATGGGAATGATGGGCGGAAGTCTTGGCATGGCTTTGCTTAAAAACCGTATTGCAAAAGAAGTATGCGGCGCGGGCAGGAACATTACAAAGCTTAACGAAGCCAAAAAACTTAATGCCGCGACAATGGTTACTGATAATTTAGAAGAAGCCGTTAAAGGCGCTGATTTAATTGTCATAAGCGTGGTGGCGGATAAGATAGCGCAGATGTATAAAAAACTGCTTGAAGCAGGGCTTACAAAAGAGACCATTGTAACCGACATGGGAAGCGTTAAAAAAGAGATAACAGATGATATCTGCGCGTTAAAAGGGTATCAGGATAATTTTATCGGTTCTCACCCTATGGTGGGTTCTGAAAAAACAGGGGTAAAAAACAGTATCTTTAACCTGTTTAACGCGGGCAACTGCATCGTAACAGGCAATAAAGACAGTAAAGGCGTAAAAAAAGTAACAGCCCTGTGGAAGTCCGTCGGTATGCACACGGTATTTATGACGCCGCAGCAGCACGATGATGCCGTGGCGGGAATAAGCCATATGCCGCACCTTGCGGCGTTCGCGCTTTTACTTTCACAGAAGGACTGCATAAAAAGCAGCAGAAATATAATAGGCACGGGTTTTAAAAGCATGACAAGGATAGGCGCGTCTGACGAAGACGTCTGGGCAGGAATTCTTTACGCTAATAAGGCGCAGGTATTAAAACAGACTGAAAGATACAGAAAAGAACTGGAACAGGCAGAAAAAATGTTAAAGTCCGGCAAGCTTGCCGGTTATATAAAAGCCGCAAGGCTTTTAAGGGAGTCGTTGGATAAATGAAAAAAATACAGATAGTGCCGGTTTCCGGCGTAAAGAAAAAACTTTCAGTGCAGGGCGATAAATCAATTTCCCACAGGGCGGTTATTATCGGTTCCCTTGCTGAAGGGCTTACAACGGTAACCAGTTTTCTTGAAGCGGAAGATACCCTTAACACGGTTAAAATATTTAAGAAATTAGGCGTACAGATAAAAAAAGAAAATGACACTGTTTATATTCACGGCAGGGGGCTTGCTTCCCTGCGCCAGACGCCGGAAGTGCTTTACGTGGGTAATTCCGGAACCGGAATGAGGCTTATCCTGGGCGTTTTAGCGGCACAGCCTTTTGTAAGCAGAATAACGGGCGACGCGCAGATAGTAAAAAGGCCCATGAAACGGGTTATTGAACCGCTTCAGCTGATGGGTGCCACGCTTACAAGCAATCACGGCTTTGCGCCTGTTACGGTTCAGGGCGGCGCTTTAAGGGCTATTAAATATAAAATGCCCATGGCAAGCGCGCAGGTAAAATCCGCGGTTTTACTGGCAGGCCTTTACGCGTCCGGCGATACTGTAATAACAGAACCGGAACGCTCGCGCGACCATACAGAGCGCATGCTTAAATATTTTGGCGCGGACATAACAGTTAAGGGAAATACAGTGGTATTAAAATCCGGGGCAAGGCTTAAAGGAAAGAAAGTTGTTGTTCCGGCAGACATAAGTTCGGCCGCGTATTTTATGGCGGCGGGCGCCCTTGTTAAAAAGAGCGCCATAACAGTTACAAATGTAGGCCTTAATGAATCCAGGACCGGTATTATTGATGTTATGAAAAAAATGGGCGCGAAGATAAAAATAACCAACTTAAAAAATCAGAACGGCGAAAAAACAGGGGACATAACAGTTTCCACTTCTTCGCTTAAAGCAACTGAAATAAAAGGAAAAATAATTCCAAGGCTGATTGACGAGATTCCTGTTATCGCGGTCCTTGCGGCGGCGGCAAAAGGAAAGACGGTAATCCGCGGGGCAAAGGAACTTAGGGTAAAAGAAACTGACAGGATAAAAACTGTCCTTATCAACTTAGGCAGGCTGGGCATAAAGACAGAAGAATACGAAGACGGCTTTGCGGTTTATGGAAACGGCGGCAAGCCTTTCACATACGCTTCAATTGATTCGTACGGAGACCACAGGATAGCCATGTCGTTTACAGTTGCAGCGCTTGTAAGCGAGAACGGACTGCATATTAAGGATATTGACTGTATTAATACTTCTTTTCCGGAATTTTTTAACCTTATAAAAAGCCTTAAAGGGAAAAAGAAATGAAAGAACCCTGGAAAATAACATACTTCATAATGTTCCGTTTTTTAAGGCGGCTTATGTGGGTTTACTTTGTTATTTTTCATAAAATAAAATTTGTTAATACGGATAAGGTGCCAAAAAAAGGCGGTTTAATAGTAATGCCAAACCATTCAAGTTATTTTGACCCGCCAACCGCCGGCGCGCTTGGTTTTAAAAGGAACTGCAGGTTTATGGCGCGCGATACGCTCTTTAAAAATAAGATTTTTGGATGGACTATAGGAAATCTGGGCGCTTTTCCCGTAAAAAGGGGAAGGGTGGACCGGGGAGCGTGGGATAAATTTATAGAACTGGTAAAGGCAGGGTGGGCTGTAATGTTTTTTCCGGAAGGTACAAGGACGCTTACCGGAGAAATTCAGGACGGCAAGCCGGGTACGGGAATGCTTGTTTACCAGACCAAAGGAAAAGTTCTTCCTGTATATATTCACGGGGCGTTTGAAGCGTGGCCAAAAGGCGGCAAACCGAAATTATTTACGCCTATCACAATTGTTTACGGCGATGTGATGTCATTTGACGATTTGTTTGAAAAGCCGGAAGGCAGGGAAGTTTACGAGGAAATTACGGCAAGGGTTATAAACAGGCTAAGAGAGATGAAAGCGGACTATTTAAAAAATCAGGACGATAAAATTAATTAATAATAAGCGGGCTTAATAATGGCAAAGAAGAAAAAGTTTACGGTAACAATAGCGCAGGGTTCCGGGTTTTGTTTCGGAGTTCAAAGGGCCATGAAACTGGCTTTTGAATACGCGGATAAAAACACCGATAAGGGCGTGTATTCGCTGCGGCAGATAATTCATAATCCGCAGGAATCGGCAAGGCTTGAAAAAGCGGGAGCCAGGCACGTGGAATCTGTCAGCGGAATAAAAAAAGGCGGCTGTGCCATAATAAGCACGCACGGAATAACGCCGGCTGAAGAAACGCAGTTAAGGGCAAAAGCGGCAGACGTACTTGATACCACGTGCCCTTACGTTAAGAAGATTCATAAAGCCGTGGAAAGGCTTAAAGATGAAGGTTATCAGATTGTAATAGTGGGCGATAAAGAGCATTACGAAGTTAAAGGTATTTCAGGCTACGCGGGCAATAAAGGCATAGTTTTAAACTCCGCCGCGGATGTGATAAAAGCGCGCCTTGAAAGCAGGGTGGGTGTTGTATGCCAGACCACGCAAAGCACCGAAAAATTTATGGAAATCGCCGCTGCGGTGATGAAAAAGGTTCTTGTTGGAAGGTACGCTGAAGTAAGGGTGTTTAACACAATATGTGATGCCACCCAGAAAAGGCAGGAAGCAACAATGCAGCTTGCAAAAAAGTCCGACCTTATGATAATAGTGGGCGGTAAGAACAGCGCCAATACAAAAAGGCTTTATGAACTTTCGCGCGGTATATTAAAGGAAGTGCGCCACGTGGAAACGGCGTCGGAAATAAAAAAAGAGTGGCTGAAAGGGAAAACCAGGATTGGAATAAGCGCCGGGGCTTCAACGCCCGAAAGCGCCATAAAAGAGATAATAAACAAAATAAAATACATGGAGCAGCATGATGGAAAATGAGATCAGGAATATAAGGGAAGGAAAGGTCGTAAAAGGTAAAGTGATAAAGAAGAGCGACGGCGACCTTTTTGTAGATATTGGATACAAATCAGAGGGTATTGTCCCAAAAGAAGAAACATCAAGATACAGCTATTATGAAGGGATTAATGAAGGGGACGAAATAGAGGTTCTTGTAAAGCGTATGGATAACGGCGAAGGCGTTGTGCTTTTGTCCAGGATTATCGCGGAAAAGAAAGCCGTGTTTTCCAAAGTAAAGGAATCTTTTCAGAAGGCCACACCGCTTGACGGTAAAGTTGTTAAAGCGGTTAAAGGCGGATTTATTATTGATTTTGGGGCGAATGTGACGGCGTTTCTGCCCTTATCACATGCCAGGGTTCCGGCTGAAGAAATACTTAATAAGTTAATTCCTTTAAAGGTAATTCAGCTTGATGAAGAAAAAAGAAACGTGGTGGTATCTTATAAAGAAGCATCAGGTAATCAAAATAGAAAACCCGCGGAGGATATCAAGGCATCTGAAAGACAGCCTGAAACAGCCGTTGTAAAACAGGAACAGCCGGAAGCCGCGGAACCGGAAGCAAGCGCGCCTGTACAGCAGGCGCAGTCACCCGCTTTTGCGGCGGGCTATAAGCCCGGCGACAGGATTAACGTGAAAGTAAATAATATAACCGCCGAAGGGCTTGAAGTTGAACTTACACCGGAACTTGGCGGTTTTATACAGAAACAGGAACTTTCCTATTTTAGAAAGATAAACAACCCGGCTGATGTTTATTCGCAGGGTCAGGAATTTGAAGCCCAGATTATAAATATTGATAAGGATAAGAATAAGGTTTTTTTAAGCATAAAAAGGCTTGAAGGCAACCCCTGGTTTGACATGGAAGAACGTTATCCGGTGGATGCAAGGGTGTTTGGCACAGTGGCGGAGATAATTGAAGGCGAAGGGATTAAGATTGAAATGGAAGAGAACGTGGACGCTTTTGTGGGGCTGGATGACATATCATGGCAGGGTTTCGGAAAAATTTCCGAAGTGATTAAAGTTGGCGACAAAAAAGAGTTTAAGATACTTGCCGTGGATAAAGTTAAAAACAGGATAGTGCTTGGATTAAAAGCGCTTACGCAGTCGCCGTGGACGTCTTTTGCCAATGTTTATAAGGAAGGCACCATTGTTGATGTTAAGGTTTTATCAATTGAAGAAGGGTGTGTAATCTGTGAGGTAATTGAAGGCATAAACGGCAGGATGCCGGTGAAAAACAGCAGTAAGATTACGTGCAAAAAAGGCGATGTGGTAAAGGCCAAGATAATTAAAGTGGACAAAGAATTAAAAAAGGTGACGCTTGCCGGCCGCGATATAGAGATGACCGAAGAGAAAAAACAGCTTGATGATTACATGAAATCGCACGAACATTCCTTTAAAATGAATGACCTGATAAACCTTGATAAAGATAAAAAAGGTGAAACAAAATGATAAAAAAAATACCGCTTCCCACGGTAAACAGGCTTTCGTTATATCTAAAATGTTTTTCGGAACTCTCCGCGGGCAGCGTGGAATACGTGTCTTCGGAACAGGTGGCAAAGCAGATAGGGCTAAATCCCGCGCAGGTAAGAAAAGATCTTGCGTATTTCGGCAAGTTTGGGCGCAGGGGTTTTGGCTATCACGTGGAGCAGTTAAAAGAGAATATTTCTAAGATACTGGGGACGCATAAGGGCGTAAGGGTTGCCGTGGTCGGCACGGGAAATCTTGGCAGCGCGCTTTTAATGTACCGCGGTTTTGAAGCAAGGGGTTTTAAAGTGGTGGCGGGATTTGACGTGGACCCGGATAAAGTGGGCTGGGAATTAGACGGGGTAAAAATATACGGTTCTGAAGACATGGAAAAAGTTATAAAAAAAGAGAAGATAGAAATTTTAATAATCACCACCCCGGCTGCTGTCATACCGGATATTTTTACCAAACTTAAAAAAACCCCCATTAAGGGAGTTCTTAATTTCGCGGGCAAGCATCTGGTAAGCGATGAAGACATAATAATAAGAAACGTGGACCTTGCGCTGGAACTTGAACAGCTGATGTTTTTTTTAACAAATAAATAGGTTTTATTGGTTACGGTTTTAAACGGACAGCGCGGGAGCGCTGTCCCTACAAGAGTGGTTTTTAAAAAACAATTTATTTTATAACTGAAAGGCAAAGCAAAAGGAGACTGACATGGGCATGATAACGGTTAATTATAAAGGCAAAGAGTACCGGGCAGAACAGGGCAAAAGGGCCATAGAAATATTAAAAGAAGCGGAAACAGAGACGTCCGCTTTTCTTGTGGCTTCAATAAACGGAAAATTTATTGACCTTGGCACGCCGTTAAATGAAGGCGGCGAATTAAAGGCG
This window of the Candidatus Goldiibacteriota bacterium genome carries:
- a CDS encoding histidinol-phosphate transaminase, which encodes MGRFDDVAKKSVMQIKPYVPGKPAAVVQRELGLKDVIKLASNENPLGPSKAAVKAMAKALNTLNIYPESGAYELRKALAKRLRVKPETLFFGNGSNELLQIIAEAFVSPGDEVMFSAVSFVVYSIAANIAGGTIIQIPQDNFRHNIDGFIARLSPKTKLIFICNPNNPTGTIISKAEFEKLMQAVPKNVIVVLDEAYFEYADDKNYPDGIKYLSKYPNLIVLRTFSKVYGLAGIRAGYGVADPEITGIMERIRPPFNINTLAQKGALAALGDKAHMTATLKTNKEGRAYLYAELKKLGIKYVPTQANFIFIILDKNARIYFEELQKKGVIIRTVFDNFARITIGTMKENKRLIKALKEIR
- the aroF gene encoding 3-deoxy-7-phosphoheptulonate synthase; translated protein: MIIVLKPKTTKAQINHIVKKIAGFKLRAQVSKGKERTIIAVIGDERVLSTVPVEAFPGVEKVMTVLKPYKLASKDFRKEPSIIDLGLGVKIGGNHIAMIAGPCSVESREQLLATAKAVKAAGANVLRGGAFKPRTSPYAFQGMAEEGLKILAEAREMYKMPVVTEVLDTRHVELVNKYADCFQIGARNMQNFELLKEVGKMNKPVLLKRGLMSTVKEWLMSAEYILANGNMNVILCERGIRTFETETRNTLDLSAIPLVKSLSHLPVVSDPSHGTGKKPLIYPMALASVAAGADGVLIEVHPKPETALSDGDQSLLPVEYKKLVDDARKVAKAIGRTL
- a CDS encoding prephenate dehydrogenase/arogenate dehydrogenase family protein, whose amino-acid sequence is MKPMFKKVTIVGMGMMGGSLGMALLKNRIAKEVCGAGRNITKLNEAKKLNAATMVTDNLEEAVKGADLIVISVVADKIAQMYKKLLEAGLTKETIVTDMGSVKKEITDDICALKGYQDNFIGSHPMVGSEKTGVKNSIFNLFNAGNCIVTGNKDSKGVKKVTALWKSVGMHTVFMTPQQHDDAVAGISHMPHLAAFALLLSQKDCIKSSRNIIGTGFKSMTRIGASDEDVWAGILYANKAQVLKQTERYRKELEQAEKMLKSGKLAGYIKAARLLRESLDK
- the aroA gene encoding 3-phosphoshikimate 1-carboxyvinyltransferase; this translates as MQIVPVSGVKKKLSVQGDKSISHRAVIIGSLAEGLTTVTSFLEAEDTLNTVKIFKKLGVQIKKENDTVYIHGRGLASLRQTPEVLYVGNSGTGMRLILGVLAAQPFVSRITGDAQIVKRPMKRVIEPLQLMGATLTSNHGFAPVTVQGGALRAIKYKMPMASAQVKSAVLLAGLYASGDTVITEPERSRDHTERMLKYFGADITVKGNTVVLKSGARLKGKKVVVPADISSAAYFMAAGALVKKSAITVTNVGLNESRTGIIDVMKKMGAKIKITNLKNQNGEKTGDITVSTSSLKATEIKGKIIPRLIDEIPVIAVLAAAAKGKTVIRGAKELRVKETDRIKTVLINLGRLGIKTEEYEDGFAVYGNGGKPFTYASIDSYGDHRIAMSFTVAALVSENGLHIKDIDCINTSFPEFFNLIKSLKGKKK
- a CDS encoding 1-acyl-sn-glycerol-3-phosphate acyltransferase → MKEPWKITYFIMFRFLRRLMWVYFVIFHKIKFVNTDKVPKKGGLIVMPNHSSYFDPPTAGALGFKRNCRFMARDTLFKNKIFGWTIGNLGAFPVKRGRVDRGAWDKFIELVKAGWAVMFFPEGTRTLTGEIQDGKPGTGMLVYQTKGKVLPVYIHGAFEAWPKGGKPKLFTPITIVYGDVMSFDDLFEKPEGREVYEEITARVINRLREMKADYLKNQDDKIN
- the ispH gene encoding 4-hydroxy-3-methylbut-2-enyl diphosphate reductase — encoded protein: MAKKKKFTVTIAQGSGFCFGVQRAMKLAFEYADKNTDKGVYSLRQIIHNPQESARLEKAGARHVESVSGIKKGGCAIISTHGITPAEETQLRAKAADVLDTTCPYVKKIHKAVERLKDEGYQIVIVGDKEHYEVKGISGYAGNKGIVLNSAADVIKARLESRVGVVCQTTQSTEKFMEIAAAVMKKVLVGRYAEVRVFNTICDATQKRQEATMQLAKKSDLMIIVGGKNSANTKRLYELSRGILKEVRHVETASEIKKEWLKGKTRIGISAGASTPESAIKEIINKIKYMEQHDGK
- a CDS encoding S1 RNA-binding domain-containing protein, producing the protein MENEIRNIREGKVVKGKVIKKSDGDLFVDIGYKSEGIVPKEETSRYSYYEGINEGDEIEVLVKRMDNGEGVVLLSRIIAEKKAVFSKVKESFQKATPLDGKVVKAVKGGFIIDFGANVTAFLPLSHARVPAEEILNKLIPLKVIQLDEEKRNVVVSYKEASGNQNRKPAEDIKASERQPETAVVKQEQPEAAEPEASAPVQQAQSPAFAAGYKPGDRINVKVNNITAEGLEVELTPELGGFIQKQELSYFRKINNPADVYSQGQEFEAQIINIDKDKNKVFLSIKRLEGNPWFDMEERYPVDARVFGTVAEIIEGEGIKIEMEENVDAFVGLDDISWQGFGKISEVIKVGDKKEFKILAVDKVKNRIVLGLKALTQSPWTSFANVYKEGTIVDVKVLSIEEGCVICEVIEGINGRMPVKNSSKITCKKGDVVKAKIIKVDKELKKVTLAGRDIEMTEEKKQLDDYMKSHEHSFKMNDLINLDKDKKGETK
- a CDS encoding redox-sensing transcriptional repressor Rex, with the translated sequence MIKKIPLPTVNRLSLYLKCFSELSAGSVEYVSSEQVAKQIGLNPAQVRKDLAYFGKFGRRGFGYHVEQLKENISKILGTHKGVRVAVVGTGNLGSALLMYRGFEARGFKVVAGFDVDPDKVGWELDGVKIYGSEDMEKVIKKEKIEILIITTPAAVIPDIFTKLKKTPIKGVLNFAGKHLVSDEDIIIRNVDLALELEQLMFFLTNK